A genomic window from Flavobacterium johnsoniae includes:
- a CDS encoding single-stranded DNA-binding protein: MNGTLNKVMLIGHLGDDVKMHYFDGGNCIGRFQLATNEVYINKTTNEKITSTEWHNLVVRNKAAEICEKYLSKGDKIYVEGRIKSRQWQAEDGTTKYTTEIQVTEFTFLTTKKETAHTKQNQDTESVKNTNFDAANEGLPINDLPF, translated from the coding sequence ATGAACGGAACATTAAATAAAGTGATGCTTATTGGCCATTTGGGAGATGATGTAAAGATGCATTATTTTGATGGAGGAAACTGCATCGGACGGTTTCAGCTGGCTACTAATGAAGTTTATATCAATAAAACAACCAACGAAAAAATTACTTCGACAGAGTGGCATAATTTGGTTGTTCGCAATAAAGCAGCAGAAATCTGCGAAAAATATCTTTCTAAAGGAGATAAAATTTATGTAGAAGGAAGAATAAAATCTCGCCAATGGCAAGCTGAAGACGGTACAACAAAATATACAACCGAAATTCAAGTTACCGAGTTTACTTTCCTGACAACCAAAAAAGAAACGGCACATACAAAACAAAATCAAGATACAGAGTCAGTAAAAAACACTAACTTTGATGCTGCAAATGAAGGGCTTCCGATTAACGACTTGCCTTTCTAA
- a CDS encoding gliding motility-associated protein GldE, with amino-acid sequence MDPEPSLLFTTNFDANFIIGFVAILILLFLSAIVSGAEVALFSLSQKDIDDTLNDNLVKGKIISNLLDKPKKLLATLLVANNFFNIGVVILFAYMGPNIFANVSSAALRFTLEVILVTFLILLFGEVLPKVYASRNSVRFAKGVAYPLAFLDKVLSPISLPMRALTLYLQNKLGKQKNNFSINQLSQALELTDSEGTSTEEQKILEGIVSFGNTDTKQVMSPRIDIFALEITETFAEIYPKIIETGFSRIPVYRDNIDQIEGVLFVKDLLPHIDKEEFDWASLIREAFFVPENKKLDNLLKDFQSLKSHLAIVVDEYGGTSGLVSLEDVIEEIVGDISDEFDDENLNFSQIDENNFLFEGKINLKDFYRIVDVDEDVFESHKGEAETLAGFILEILGNFPKKDQKVPFENCVFTVETVDKKRVKQIKVTIN; translated from the coding sequence TTGGACCCAGAGCCCAGTTTACTTTTTACTACAAATTTTGACGCTAATTTTATAATTGGTTTCGTCGCAATTCTCATTTTATTATTTCTTTCAGCGATCGTTTCAGGTGCTGAAGTTGCTCTTTTTTCTTTGTCTCAAAAAGATATTGATGATACTTTAAATGATAATCTTGTTAAAGGCAAAATTATTTCCAATTTACTAGATAAACCTAAAAAACTTCTGGCGACATTACTTGTTGCTAATAATTTCTTCAATATTGGCGTTGTCATTTTGTTTGCTTACATGGGGCCAAATATCTTCGCTAATGTTAGTTCTGCCGCGCTTAGATTTACTCTTGAAGTAATTTTGGTTACTTTTTTAATTTTGCTTTTTGGTGAAGTGCTTCCGAAAGTTTATGCAAGCCGTAACAGTGTGCGTTTTGCAAAAGGAGTTGCTTATCCGTTGGCTTTTTTAGATAAAGTGCTTTCGCCGATAAGTTTGCCAATGAGAGCGCTTACTTTATATTTGCAGAATAAATTAGGAAAACAAAAGAATAATTTTTCAATCAATCAGCTTTCTCAGGCTTTAGAATTGACCGATTCTGAAGGAACTTCTACAGAAGAACAAAAAATTCTGGAAGGAATTGTTTCTTTCGGAAATACCGACACAAAACAAGTTATGAGTCCGAGAATTGATATTTTTGCATTAGAAATCACAGAGACTTTTGCAGAAATTTATCCTAAAATAATAGAAACAGGATTTTCTAGAATTCCAGTTTATCGTGATAATATTGATCAGATTGAAGGTGTGCTTTTCGTAAAAGATTTGTTGCCTCACATTGATAAAGAAGAATTTGATTGGGCATCTTTAATTCGAGAAGCTTTCTTTGTTCCTGAAAATAAAAAACTTGATAATTTATTAAAAGATTTTCAGAGTTTAAAAAGTCACTTGGCGATTGTTGTTGATGAATATGGTGGAACTTCAGGATTAGTTTCGTTAGAAGATGTAATTGAAGAAATAGTCGGAGATATTAGTGATGAATTTGACGATGAAAATCTAAACTTCTCGCAGATTGACGAAAATAATTTCCTTTTTGAAGGAAAAATAAATCTTAAAGATTTTTATAGAATTGTAGATGTTGATGAAGATGTTTTTGAATCTCACAAAGGGGAAGCAGAAACGCTTGCTGGATTTATTCTAGAAATTTTAGGTAATTTTCCGAAAAAAGATCAAAAAGTGCCTTTTGAAAACTGCGTGTTTACGGTAGAAACAGTTGATAAAAAGCGTGTAAAACAAATAAAAGTAACCATAAATTAA
- the rpmA gene encoding 50S ribosomal protein L27, with protein MAHKKGVGSSKNGRESESKRLGVKIYGGQAAIAGNIIVRQRGSKHNPGENVYISKDHTLHARVAGVVKFQKKRDNKSYVSIIPFEA; from the coding sequence ATGGCTCACAAGAAAGGTGTCGGTAGTTCGAAGAATGGTAGAGAATCAGAATCAAAACGTCTAGGCGTTAAGATTTATGGTGGACAAGCTGCTATTGCTGGGAACATCATCGTTAGACAAAGAGGTTCAAAACACAATCCAGGTGAAAACGTTTACATTAGTAAAGATCACACTCTTCACGCAAGAGTAGCTGGAGTTGTTAAGTTCCAAAAGAAAAGAGATAACAAATCTTATGTATCTATTATTCCTTTCGAGGCTTAA
- a CDS encoding heavy-metal-associated domain-containing protein: MKISKILIAATIAGLVFVGCKKEEDKSLQVVNAEKSAPKEHKPIAAENLQTASFTIDGMTCAVGCAKTIEEELANLDGVEKATVDFDKKTATVSFDKTIQNSESLTKVVQETGDGKTYKVSNFKS, from the coding sequence ATGAAAATTTCAAAAATCTTAATCGCCGCAACAATTGCAGGTTTAGTATTTGTAGGCTGTAAAAAAGAAGAAGACAAAAGTCTTCAAGTTGTAAATGCAGAAAAAAGTGCTCCAAAAGAGCACAAACCTATCGCTGCCGAAAACCTTCAAACAGCAAGTTTTACAATCGACGGAATGACTTGCGCTGTTGGTTGTGCAAAAACAATTGAAGAAGAATTAGCAAATCTTGACGGAGTTGAAAAAGCAACTGTTGATTTTGATAAAAAAACAGCAACTGTAAGTTTTGACAAAACAATCCAAAACTCTGAATCTTTAACGAAAGTAGTCCAAGAAACTGGAGACGGAAAAACATATAAAGTTTCGAATTTCAAGTCTTAA
- a CDS encoding M16 family metallopeptidase, giving the protein MKTIYTFLILLFVTGIMQAQDRPQPKPGNAPVVNIKKPQTFVLSNGMKVLVVENHKLPRVSFTLTLDNAPFTEGNKKGVDELTSSLIGNGTKKTTKEAFNEEIDFYGANINFTSQGAYASALSKYSGRVLELLAEGALQPNFTQTEFDKEKAKLLEGLKADEKSVPAISNRVVDVLAFGKNHPTGEYLSEETVKNATLEDVQNNYKTYFVPENAYLVVIGDVKFKEVKSAVEKLFKDWKKQAAPKNTYPDPTNVSNLQIDFVDVPNAVQSEISLVNTVNLKMSDPDFFPAVIANQILGGDFNSYLNMNLREQHAWTYGANSSIGSGKYVTKFKASSAVRNTVTDSAVVQFIKEIKRIRTERVDPEVLRNVKAGYIGRFVMQVEKPQAVARYALNIETEKLPADFYEKYIQTINNVTADDIYRVANKYFLLDNMRIVVVGKGSDVISSLEKLNIPISYFDKFGNSVEKPSTKKEAPKDITAKTVFENYIKAIGGEKAVTAVKTLYMNGSTTIPQAPTPLTFTSKLDSKGKMMVSLSMGTMNLMKQVVNEKGAYVEQQGQRKNLEGADLAEMKANAAPFEELQLVKRTDLKVEGIEPINGSDAYVIKDGKTTYYYDVKSGLKTAESKVREQGGKSATQITNFNDYKEVKGIKVPFNLIQNVGFELDIKMSDIKINEGVSEADFL; this is encoded by the coding sequence ATGAAAACAATATATACTTTTTTAATCCTTTTATTCGTAACTGGAATTATGCAAGCACAAGACCGTCCACAACCAAAACCAGGAAACGCACCAGTAGTCAACATCAAAAAACCGCAGACTTTTGTTTTATCAAATGGCATGAAGGTTTTAGTTGTTGAAAACCACAAATTGCCTAGAGTGAGCTTCACACTTACTTTAGACAATGCACCATTTACCGAAGGCAACAAAAAAGGAGTTGACGAATTAACTAGCAGCTTGATCGGAAACGGAACTAAAAAAACTACCAAAGAAGCTTTCAATGAAGAAATTGATTTCTATGGAGCTAATATTAACTTTACTTCTCAAGGCGCTTACGCAAGTGCGTTGTCAAAATATTCTGGACGCGTTTTAGAACTTTTAGCTGAGGGCGCTTTACAGCCAAATTTTACTCAAACAGAATTTGATAAAGAAAAAGCAAAACTTTTAGAAGGTCTTAAAGCAGATGAAAAAAGTGTTCCTGCAATTTCAAACAGAGTTGTTGATGTTTTAGCTTTTGGAAAAAATCATCCAACGGGAGAATATCTTTCTGAAGAAACCGTGAAAAATGCTACACTAGAAGATGTTCAGAATAATTATAAAACATATTTCGTTCCAGAAAATGCTTATTTAGTTGTAATTGGAGACGTTAAATTCAAAGAAGTAAAAAGCGCTGTAGAAAAATTATTCAAGGACTGGAAAAAACAAGCTGCTCCAAAAAATACGTATCCAGATCCGACAAATGTTTCTAATTTGCAAATTGATTTTGTAGATGTTCCAAATGCAGTTCAATCTGAAATTTCATTGGTCAATACAGTTAATTTAAAAATGAGCGATCCTGATTTTTTCCCTGCTGTAATTGCGAATCAGATTTTAGGAGGCGATTTTAATAGTTATTTAAATATGAATTTACGCGAGCAGCACGCTTGGACTTATGGCGCAAATTCAAGCATTGGAAGCGGAAAATACGTAACAAAATTCAAAGCTTCTTCTGCAGTTAGAAATACGGTTACAGATAGCGCTGTTGTTCAATTTATTAAAGAAATTAAAAGAATCCGCACAGAAAGAGTTGATCCTGAAGTTTTACGAAATGTAAAAGCGGGTTACATCGGTAGATTTGTAATGCAGGTTGAAAAACCACAAGCTGTTGCGCGTTATGCTTTAAATATTGAAACAGAAAAACTTCCAGCTGATTTCTACGAAAAATACATCCAAACAATCAACAATGTAACGGCTGACGATATCTACCGCGTTGCCAACAAATATTTCTTGTTGGACAATATGCGAATTGTAGTTGTCGGAAAAGGCTCTGATGTAATTTCTAGTTTAGAAAAATTAAATATTCCGATTTCTTATTTCGATAAATTCGGAAATTCAGTTGAAAAACCTTCAACCAAAAAAGAAGCTCCAAAAGACATTACTGCAAAAACAGTTTTCGAAAACTATATTAAAGCGATTGGCGGAGAAAAAGCGGTTACTGCCGTAAAAACTTTATATATGAATGGCTCAACAACAATTCCGCAAGCTCCTACTCCATTGACTTTTACTTCAAAATTAGATTCAAAAGGAAAAATGATGGTTTCGCTTTCTATGGGAACTATGAATTTAATGAAACAAGTGGTAAATGAAAAAGGCGCTTATGTTGAACAACAAGGTCAAAGAAAAAACCTTGAAGGCGCAGATTTAGCAGAAATGAAAGCGAACGCTGCTCCTTTTGAAGAATTACAGCTCGTTAAAAGAACTGATTTGAAAGTGGAGGGAATTGAACCAATTAACGGAAGCGATGCGTATGTAATTAAAGACGGTAAAACGACTTATTATTACGACGTTAAATCTGGTTTAAAAACAGCAGAATCTAAAGTTCGCGAACAAGGCGGAAAATCAGCTACACAAATCACCAATTTTAATGATTACAAAGAAGTAAAAGGCATTAAAGTTCCTTTTAATTTAATCCAGAATGTTGGTTTCGAATTAGATATTAAAATGTCTGATATTAAGATTAACGAAGGAGTTTCTGAGGCAGATTTTCTTTAA
- a CDS encoding M16 family metallopeptidase, translating to MKKSIMMLSAALMLGGVAHAQKVAFEEYNLDNGLHVILHNDPSAPVVITSVMYHVGSKDERPDRTGFAHFFEHLLFEGTQNIKRGEWMKIVTANGGVNNANTSDDRTYYYEVFPSNSLELGLWMESERLMHPIINKIGVDTQNEVVKEEKRMRYDNQPYGNILSEVKKNMFKNHPYRWTTIGSMKDLDAATLEEFQAFNKKFYTPNNAVLVVAGDFDKAKTKEWVQKYFGPIPRGEEVKKQTFTEEPITQTIKATYEDPNIQIPMVVASYRTPSMKTRDARVLDLISSYLSDGKSSKLYKKIVDDKKMALQIGAVGFSQEDYGTYILYGLPMAPNTTADILKEMDEEIVKIQTDLISEKDYEKLQNKFDNNYVNANSSVEGIAENLASYYLLYGDINLINTEIDIYHSITREEIREVAKKYLNPNQRLILDYIPTPKSQN from the coding sequence ATGAAAAAATCAATAATGATGTTAAGTGCTGCATTAATGCTTGGCGGAGTTGCTCATGCTCAAAAAGTAGCTTTTGAAGAATACAATTTAGATAACGGTCTACATGTAATTTTACACAACGATCCTTCTGCGCCAGTTGTCATTACATCGGTAATGTATCACGTAGGATCAAAAGACGAACGTCCTGACCGAACTGGATTTGCTCACTTTTTTGAACACTTATTATTTGAAGGAACTCAAAATATCAAACGCGGAGAATGGATGAAAATCGTTACTGCGAATGGAGGCGTTAACAATGCCAACACTTCTGATGATAGAACTTATTATTATGAAGTTTTTCCTTCTAACAGCCTAGAGCTTGGCTTATGGATGGAATCTGAAAGATTAATGCATCCTATTATCAATAAAATTGGAGTAGATACGCAGAACGAAGTTGTTAAGGAAGAAAAAAGAATGCGTTACGACAATCAGCCGTACGGAAATATTCTTTCGGAGGTTAAGAAAAACATGTTCAAAAACCACCCTTATAGATGGACCACAATTGGCTCTATGAAAGATTTGGATGCTGCAACTTTAGAAGAATTTCAGGCTTTCAATAAAAAATTCTACACTCCTAACAATGCTGTTTTGGTTGTTGCAGGAGATTTCGATAAAGCAAAAACCAAAGAATGGGTTCAGAAATATTTCGGACCAATTCCGAGAGGCGAAGAGGTTAAAAAACAAACTTTTACCGAAGAACCAATCACACAGACGATTAAAGCAACTTACGAAGATCCAAACATTCAGATTCCGATGGTTGTGGCTTCGTACAGAACACCTTCTATGAAAACCAGAGATGCGAGAGTTTTAGATTTGATTTCTTCTTATTTAAGTGATGGAAAAAGTTCTAAACTTTACAAAAAGATTGTTGATGACAAAAAAATGGCATTGCAAATCGGCGCAGTAGGTTTTAGCCAAGAAGATTACGGAACCTATATATTATATGGTTTACCAATGGCTCCAAATACAACAGCCGATATTTTAAAGGAAATGGATGAAGAGATTGTAAAAATTCAAACTGATTTAATTTCCGAGAAAGACTACGAAAAATTACAAAACAAATTCGATAATAATTATGTGAATGCAAATTCTAGTGTTGAGGGAATTGCTGAAAATCTTGCTTCTTACTATTTGCTTTACGGCGATATTAATTTAATTAATACCGAAATAGACATTTATCATTCTATTACCAGAGAAGAAATTAGAGAAGTTGCTAAGAAATATTTAAATCCGAATCAGCGCTTAATTTTAGATTACATTCCTACTCCTAAATCTCAAAACTAA
- the rplU gene encoding 50S ribosomal protein L21, which translates to MYAIVEIAGQQFKVSKDLKVYVHRLANEEGSKVSFDKVLLLDDNGNVTLGAPAIEGASVEAKVLQHLKGDKVIVFKKKRRKGYKKRNGHRQYLTQIVIEGITAAGGTKKAAAKKAVVAEEAATEEVEAPKAKKAAPKAKKEATKE; encoded by the coding sequence ATGTATGCAATCGTAGAGATAGCAGGGCAACAATTTAAAGTAAGCAAAGACTTAAAGGTTTATGTTCACCGTTTAGCTAACGAAGAAGGTTCAAAAGTTTCTTTTGACAAAGTTCTTTTATTAGACGATAACGGAAATGTAACTTTAGGCGCCCCAGCTATAGAAGGTGCTTCAGTAGAAGCTAAAGTGTTACAACACTTAAAAGGTGATAAAGTTATCGTTTTCAAAAAGAAAAGAAGAAAAGGATACAAAAAGAGAAATGGTCACAGACAATATCTTACACAAATTGTAATTGAAGGTATTACTGCAGCAGGAGGAACTAAAAAAGCAGCAGCTAAAAAAGCAGTTGTAGCAGAAGAAGCAGCTACTGAAGAAGTAGAAGCTCCAAAAGCAAAAAAAGCAGCTCCAAAAGCAAAGAAAGAAGCTACTAAAGAATAA
- a CDS encoding DMT family transporter produces METKQLKWIYLTILSLIWGSSFILIKKGLVGLTAIQVGSFRIIFAALFLLIVGFNSLKKISRRQWKYVAITSVFGTFIPAYLFAIAETQVNSSIVAILNSLTPLNTLVLGIVAFGIQFQKRQVLGVFIGLIGCLLLVLSGDSASGSQNYIYVLLVVIATLSYAINVNLIKKYLSDLNSLSITTGNFAVLFLPALIILSTTNISQAFHSEETQHSVLFVMILGVLGTGIANVVFFKLIQMSSPVFATSVTYLIPIVAFFWGLLDNELLTPIQSVGAFIILIGVYLSAKK; encoded by the coding sequence ATGGAAACAAAACAGTTAAAGTGGATCTACCTAACGATTCTTTCTCTTATTTGGGGAAGTTCTTTTATTCTGATAAAAAAAGGATTGGTTGGTTTAACTGCTATTCAGGTCGGATCGTTCCGAATTATTTTTGCCGCGCTGTTTTTATTGATTGTAGGTTTTAATAGCTTAAAGAAAATTTCCCGTCGCCAATGGAAGTATGTAGCCATAACTTCTGTTTTCGGAACTTTTATACCAGCTTATCTTTTTGCAATTGCCGAAACACAAGTTAATAGTTCAATTGTAGCAATTTTAAATTCGCTAACGCCATTAAATACATTAGTTTTAGGAATTGTAGCTTTCGGAATTCAATTTCAAAAACGTCAAGTCTTGGGTGTTTTTATTGGCTTGATTGGATGTTTGCTTTTGGTTTTGAGCGGAGATTCTGCTTCTGGAAGTCAAAACTATATTTATGTTCTTTTGGTTGTAATTGCAACGCTGAGTTACGCAATCAATGTAAATTTGATCAAGAAATATTTATCTGATTTAAACTCGCTTAGCATTACAACAGGAAATTTTGCAGTTTTGTTTTTGCCAGCTTTAATTATTTTAAGTACAACAAATATTAGTCAGGCCTTTCATTCTGAAGAAACACAGCATTCTGTTTTATTTGTAATGATTTTAGGTGTTTTAGGAACCGGAATTGCCAATGTAGTTTTCTTCAAACTAATTCAAATGTCGTCACCAGTATTTGCAACTTCTGTAACGTATTTAATTCCAATTGTAGCTTTCTTCTGGGGGTTATTGGATAATGAATTGTTGACGCCAATTCAATCTGTAGGCGCTTTTATTATTTTGATTGGGGTTTATTTGTCTGCGAAGAAATAA
- the gldD gene encoding gliding motility lipoprotein GldD, whose product MLNRILSITAILLALTVISCKNDVLPKPASYLRLDYPEAKYVNFENNCPFAFEMNEAAIIKGEKECGFAINYPKMKATIYLTYKPVNGNIDKLLRDAQKLTYEHVIKADDILEQPYLNPEKKVYGMFYQVDGNAATNSQFYVTDSTKHFLIGSVYFYAKPNFDSIMPAASYVKNDMQRLMETLKWK is encoded by the coding sequence ATGTTAAATAGAATACTTTCAATAACCGCAATTTTGCTTGCGCTAACAGTTATAAGCTGTAAAAATGATGTCTTGCCAAAACCGGCAAGTTATCTGAGATTAGATTATCCAGAAGCAAAATATGTGAATTTTGAAAACAATTGTCCTTTTGCTTTCGAAATGAATGAAGCGGCAATTATTAAAGGAGAAAAAGAATGCGGTTTTGCAATTAATTATCCTAAAATGAAAGCGACAATTTATTTGACGTATAAACCTGTAAATGGCAATATTGATAAGTTATTGCGTGATGCTCAAAAATTGACTTACGAACACGTTATTAAAGCCGATGATATTCTTGAACAACCGTATTTAAACCCAGAAAAGAAGGTTTACGGAATGTTTTATCAAGTTGACGGAAATGCAGCTACAAATTCTCAATTTTACGTTACAGACAGTACAAAGCACTTTTTAATAGGTTCAGTATATTTTTACGCTAAACCAAATTTCGACTCGATTATGCCAGCTGCGAGTTATGTTAAAAATGATATGCAACGTTTGATGGAAACGTTGAAATGGAAATAA
- a CDS encoding AsmA-like C-terminal region-containing protein gives MQKSKSRSIVFKIAKYFGITFAVLLGLLFLTPIVFEDQIKEQIKKTANERLSAELNYSDVSVSFFRHFPSLTLTLDNLSLNGSAPYKNEKFITAKEVSFGINVASLIFSKSVKIDQIYLSDSFINVKVNPNGEANYNIYKSQEQTSKAKDSSDTALKLERIEILNSKIVYDDKSTKVHFDAFGFNYLGKGDLNKAVFDLYSKAKIEKLNIVYEDEPYLMNKKIDADLITKVNINSLSFFFQQNNLKINQLLVDFKGKFDILKDGYNMDFVIKSDNSKLYDVFTAFPPKYITWLAQTELKGNTNLLFTLKGKYITSQNLAPNLNLDVKINDGFVNYNKSAFPVSNLNLNIKTTVPSLNPDLVIVDAQNLSLNINQDYLKSKFIVKGVNTPDINGDFKAKIDLEKLINALGIPDIKLKGNLVSDIKTNGIFDQKNKRFPVTNGTINLENGYLKTPYYPNPITNITIKSKIENQKGTFQDLKVNLKPTQFTFEGKPVFVEADLSNFDDLTYDVKAKGELDVNKIYKVFSQKGLDLDGFVKADLVLKGKQSDAEKGNYSKLHNKGTLELRNIGIASEFLPKKFIIKEGIFKINQDKMSFNNFLAAYGQSDFRMNGYLQNVINYVTTNTGVLRGSFKVTSRYINIDEFMSNAPESTPVTQTQNSAPKKETETNETGVIVIPTNLDLQLLANVQKVNFDKLTLNSAVGNLKMNKGKLTMQNTGFDLIGCKVDMNANYQAVTTKKANFDYAIKASDFDIKRAYNEIEVFRKMASAAEKAQGIVSLDYKLKGRLNSKMEPVYPSLVGGGTLSVKDVKVRGLKMFNAVSKQTSSEKMKNPDLSKVDIKTTVKNNIITVDRFKFKFAGFRPRIEGTTSLDGKLNLKMRLGLPPFGLFGIPLTVTGTQDNPKVKVGRKTEDLKETEDTDE, from the coding sequence ATGCAAAAAAGTAAATCCAGATCAATCGTATTTAAAATTGCGAAGTATTTCGGAATCACTTTCGCTGTTCTTTTAGGATTACTATTTTTAACGCCTATCGTTTTTGAAGATCAGATTAAAGAACAAATTAAAAAGACAGCCAATGAAAGATTGAGCGCAGAATTAAATTATTCTGATGTTTCTGTTTCATTTTTTCGTCACTTTCCGTCACTTACTTTAACATTAGACAATTTAAGTTTAAATGGCTCTGCTCCATATAAAAATGAAAAATTCATCACGGCAAAAGAAGTTTCTTTTGGAATAAATGTAGCAAGTCTTATTTTTAGCAAATCAGTAAAAATTGACCAGATTTATTTATCAGATTCTTTTATAAATGTAAAAGTAAATCCGAACGGAGAAGCAAATTACAACATTTACAAATCGCAAGAGCAAACTTCAAAAGCAAAGGATAGTAGTGATACGGCTTTAAAACTAGAGCGAATTGAAATATTAAACAGTAAAATTGTTTACGACGATAAATCTACAAAAGTTCATTTTGATGCCTTTGGATTTAATTATTTAGGAAAAGGAGATTTAAACAAAGCCGTTTTCGATTTATATTCAAAAGCTAAAATCGAGAAATTAAATATTGTTTATGAAGACGAACCTTATTTAATGAATAAAAAGATTGACGCCGATTTGATTACAAAAGTTAACATCAACTCGCTTTCGTTCTTTTTCCAACAGAATAACTTAAAAATTAATCAGCTTTTAGTCGATTTTAAAGGGAAATTCGACATCTTGAAAGACGGCTACAACATGGATTTTGTAATTAAATCGGACAACAGCAAGCTGTACGACGTTTTTACTGCTTTTCCGCCAAAATATATTACTTGGCTTGCTCAAACTGAATTAAAAGGGAATACCAATCTTCTTTTTACTTTGAAAGGAAAATATATTACGTCACAAAATTTAGCGCCAAACTTAAATTTGGATGTAAAAATAAACGACGGATTTGTAAATTATAACAAAAGTGCATTTCCTGTTTCTAACCTAAATCTAAACATCAAAACAACTGTTCCGTCTCTAAATCCAGACTTAGTAATTGTTGATGCTCAAAATCTATCATTAAATATTAATCAGGATTATTTAAAATCGAAGTTTATTGTTAAAGGCGTAAATACACCAGACATTAATGGTGATTTTAAAGCCAAAATTGATCTTGAAAAATTAATTAATGCGCTAGGAATTCCAGACATAAAACTTAAAGGAAATTTAGTTAGCGACATAAAAACTAACGGAATATTCGACCAAAAGAACAAGCGTTTTCCCGTTACGAATGGTACAATTAATTTGGAAAATGGATATTTAAAAACACCTTATTATCCAAATCCTATTACCAATATTACGATTAAATCTAAAATTGAAAATCAAAAAGGAACTTTTCAGGATTTGAAAGTAAATCTAAAACCAACGCAATTTACATTTGAAGGAAAACCTGTTTTTGTTGAAGCAGATTTAAGCAATTTTGATGATTTGACTTATGATGTAAAAGCAAAAGGCGAATTAGACGTCAACAAAATCTATAAAGTATTCTCTCAAAAAGGACTTGATTTAGATGGTTTTGTAAAAGCAGATTTAGTTTTGAAAGGAAAGCAAAGCGATGCCGAAAAAGGAAATTATAGCAAATTACATAACAAAGGAACTCTTGAATTGAGAAATATCGGAATTGCTTCTGAATTTCTTCCAAAGAAATTTATTATTAAGGAAGGGATTTTCAAAATCAATCAAGATAAAATGTCCTTCAATAATTTCTTAGCTGCTTACGGACAGTCTGATTTTAGAATGAATGGCTATCTTCAAAATGTTATTAATTATGTAACGACAAATACTGGCGTTTTAAGAGGTTCTTTTAAAGTGACTTCAAGATATATCAATATCGACGAATTCATGTCTAATGCCCCCGAAAGCACACCTGTAACGCAAACTCAAAATTCTGCTCCTAAAAAAGAAACAGAAACAAACGAAACTGGAGTTATCGTAATTCCAACAAACTTAGATTTACAATTGTTAGCAAATGTACAAAAAGTCAATTTTGATAAACTGACTTTAAACAGCGCTGTTGGAAATCTAAAAATGAACAAAGGAAAACTAACGATGCAAAATACAGGCTTCGATTTAATTGGATGCAAAGTTGATATGAATGCCAATTATCAAGCCGTAACAACTAAAAAAGCCAATTTCGATTACGCCATAAAAGCTTCTGATTTTGACATTAAAAGAGCTTACAATGAAATTGAAGTTTTTAGAAAAATGGCTAGCGCCGCAGAAAAAGCACAAGGAATTGTTTCTTTAGACTATAAACTAAAAGGACGCTTAAACTCGAAAATGGAGCCTGTTTATCCTTCACTTGTGGGAGGCGGAACACTTTCTGTTAAAGATGTAAAAGTTCGCGGACTAAAAATGTTTAATGCTGTAAGCAAACAGACAAGTTCTGAAAAAATGAAGAATCCAGATCTTTCTAAAGTAGATATTAAAACTACCGTTAAAAACAATATTATAACTGTAGACCGTTTTAAATTTAAATTTGCTGGCTTTAGACCAAGAATTGAAGGAACAACAAGCTTAGACGGAAAATTGAACTTAAAAATGCGCTTAGGGCTTCCTCCTTTTGGTCTTTTCGGAATTCCGTTAACGGTTACAGGAACTCAAGATAATCCTAAAGTAAAAGTCGGACGCAAGACTGAGGATTTGAAAGAAACTGAGGATACTGACGAATAA